Proteins from one Lacrimispora sphenoides genomic window:
- a CDS encoding OadG family transporter subunit — protein MKLNMKRVALGLIMAACLFSLSACSKADTAAEEIDARIQTQMEQLPGSFLELYTGLEDSQVTEFKKNMQSQDEYAALAEGVDSWENIKDELGALVSIGDTVKVEAVDHGYSATINAVFEKRDMEFSITTDSKLTKVTSVAFVPEYTLGERMEKAVFNTLMGMGTVFIVLIFISWLIGCFQYIGKLEDKLNGKAQEPAPVPLPEVSAPSAEENEELVDDLELVAVITAAIAASEGSSPSGLVVRSIRRAPAGKWKKA, from the coding sequence ATGAAACTGAATATGAAACGAGTAGCATTGGGACTTATTATGGCAGCCTGCCTCTTTTCATTATCTGCATGCAGCAAAGCCGATACCGCAGCCGAAGAAATCGATGCCAGGATCCAGACACAGATGGAGCAGCTTCCCGGTTCCTTCTTGGAACTGTATACCGGTCTTGAGGACAGCCAGGTTACTGAATTTAAGAAGAACATGCAGTCCCAGGATGAGTATGCTGCCCTGGCTGAAGGTGTGGATTCCTGGGAGAATATAAAGGATGAGCTTGGTGCCCTGGTATCAATCGGCGATACGGTGAAGGTAGAGGCTGTTGATCATGGGTACAGTGCTACAATTAATGCAGTATTTGAAAAGAGAGATATGGAATTTTCCATTACAACGGATTCAAAACTAACGAAGGTCACCAGTGTGGCATTTGTACCGGAATATACTTTAGGTGAACGGATGGAAAAAGCCGTGTTCAATACCCTGATGGGAATGGGAACAGTCTTTATTGTGCTGATTTTCATCAGCTGGCTTATCGGCTGCTTCCAGTATATCGGAAAGCTTGAAGATAAGTTAAACGGGAAGGCACAGGAGCCTGCTCCCGTACCCCTCCCCGAAGTTTCTGCTCCTTCAGCAGAAGAGAACGAAGAACTTGTGGATGACTTAGAGCTGGTAGCAGTAATTACTGCGGCAATTGCGGCATCTGAAGGGAGCTCGCCAAGCGGCCTGGTGGTCCGCTCGATCAGACGGGCGCCAGCTGGAAAATGGAAAAAAGCTTAA
- a CDS encoding biotin/lipoyl-containing protein: MKNYTITVNGNVYEVTVEEGLTTGVPAAAKMPTVPAPSAPAAPAPSAPKAAPAPAAPVKAANVGSEGDLKVAAPMPGKILGLKVNPGQAVKRGDVLVLLEAMKMENEIVAPSDGTVASVNVAIGDSVEAGATLATLN, from the coding sequence ATGAAAAACTATACAATTACAGTGAATGGGAATGTTTATGAAGTAACCGTAGAAGAAGGCTTAACCACAGGTGTCCCGGCAGCAGCTAAGATGCCAACTGTACCTGCGCCTTCTGCACCAGCCGCACCAGCTCCCTCTGCACCGAAGGCAGCGCCTGCACCGGCAGCTCCTGTGAAGGCGGCAAACGTCGGCTCAGAAGGCGATCTAAAGGTAGCGGCTCCCATGCCAGGCAAGATCCTTGGACTTAAGGTAAACCCGGGACAGGCAGTGAAACGTGGAGATGTGCTGGTTCTTCTTGAGGCTATGAAGATGGAGAACGAGATCGTAGCACCTTCCGATGGAACCGTTGCCAGTGTTAATGTAGCGATCGGTGACTCAGTAGAAGCAGGAGCAACCTTGGCTACATTAAACTAG